A genomic region of Alicyclobacillus sp. SO9 contains the following coding sequences:
- a CDS encoding aldo/keto reductase family oxidoreductase, translating into MRTIKLGQSALEVPVIAVGCMRINSLDKSQAENFVQTALEEGANFFDHADVYGNGTCEEIFADAVHMNSNVRENLIIQSKCGIRQGMFDFSKEHILEAVEGSLKRLKTDYLDVLLLHRPDALVEPEEVAEAFDELEQSGKVRHFGVSNQKPMQVELLKKHVKQTVVANQLQLSVTNANMISNGINVNMEVDSSTDRDGSILDYCRLHDITIQPWSPFQYGFFEGVFLGSEKFPELNQKIDEIAAKYGVSNTTIAIAWILRHPAKMQPVIGTMNTTRLKDCVMASDVQLTRQEWYDIYRAAGNILP; encoded by the coding sequence ATGCGAACAATAAAACTCGGTCAAAGCGCATTGGAAGTCCCTGTCATCGCAGTTGGCTGCATGCGAATTAACTCTTTGGACAAATCCCAGGCTGAGAACTTTGTGCAAACGGCGCTGGAAGAGGGGGCCAATTTCTTCGATCACGCTGACGTATACGGCAACGGCACCTGCGAAGAAATCTTTGCTGACGCTGTTCACATGAACAGCAACGTACGCGAGAATCTCATAATCCAGTCAAAATGCGGTATACGACAAGGAATGTTTGATTTTTCCAAGGAACACATCTTGGAAGCTGTGGAAGGAAGCCTGAAGAGATTAAAGACGGATTATCTTGATGTCCTGCTTTTACATCGACCTGATGCTTTAGTCGAACCAGAAGAAGTTGCAGAAGCCTTTGATGAACTCGAACAGTCTGGAAAAGTTCGCCACTTCGGGGTATCCAATCAGAAGCCAATGCAAGTGGAACTACTAAAGAAGCACGTCAAGCAGACTGTGGTAGCAAATCAACTCCAGTTGAGTGTAACGAATGCCAATATGATTAGTAACGGCATTAACGTAAACATGGAAGTAGATTCCTCAACCGACAGAGACGGTAGCATTCTCGACTACTGCCGTCTACATGACATTACGATTCAACCCTGGTCTCCGTTCCAATACGGTTTCTTTGAAGGCGTATTTTTGGGAAGTGAGAAGTTCCCGGAATTGAACCAGAAGATTGACGAGATAGCCGCAAAGTACGGCGTTAGCAACACCACCATTGCCATTGCCTGGATCTTACGTCACCCAGCAAAAATGCAGCCGGTTATCGGGACAATGAACACGACTCGACTGAAGGACTGTGTTATGGCCAGCGACGTTCAACTGACGCGTCAGGAATGGTATGACATTTACCGTGCAGCTGGCAATATCTTGCCATAG
- a CDS encoding NAD-dependent malic enzyme, translating into MHVRSVRSKGMIETTLRGSELLKTPDVNKGTAFTEEERQELGLAGLLPPRVLNIDEQARRAYEQYSKQPNDLAKNAYLNALHDRNQVLFYRLLTEHVEEMMPIVYTPTVGQAIERYSHEYQRSRGVYLSIDNPDGIEQAFENLNVNPEEIDLVLATDGERILGIGDWGVGGIQICNGKLALYTAAGGIDPNRVIPVILDTGTNNESLLNDPVYIGTRHSRVRGERYDEFVDTYVSVATRMFPNAMIHWEDFSQANARPILERYRDNICTLNDDIQGTGAVTLAVILSAVRASHIPLSEHRIVMFGAGSAGVGVSEQVRDAMIREGVPQEEANKRFWLINSRGLVTMDSPRLRQSQIPYARSEEEVRGWKREPSGDISLLEVIRQVHPTILIGTSTVAGAFTEEIVREMSKHAARPVILPLSNPTTSSEAVPADLLEWTNGSALIATGSPYAPVVRGDVTYTIGQANNAFVFPGIGLGVAVSRATRVTDGMLEAAARAVTGMVNVEQPGASLVPDVHELRAVSATVAVAVATAAVEEGVARIQPEDMIQAVHDAMWRPEYPIVRPLSE; encoded by the coding sequence ATGCATGTACGAAGTGTACGATCGAAAGGCATGATTGAAACCACGTTACGCGGCTCAGAACTTCTCAAAACCCCTGATGTCAATAAGGGCACGGCATTTACAGAGGAGGAGCGGCAGGAACTTGGGCTGGCGGGGTTGTTGCCTCCAAGAGTGCTGAACATCGACGAACAGGCTCGTCGTGCATACGAACAGTACTCCAAGCAGCCGAATGATTTGGCGAAGAATGCCTATCTCAATGCACTTCATGATAGAAACCAGGTGCTCTTCTATCGGTTGCTTACAGAACATGTTGAAGAAATGATGCCAATTGTCTATACGCCGACTGTCGGTCAGGCAATTGAGAGATATAGTCACGAGTATCAACGTTCCCGCGGTGTCTATTTGTCTATCGACAATCCAGACGGCATTGAGCAAGCCTTCGAGAATCTTAACGTCAATCCTGAAGAGATTGATCTCGTTTTAGCCACAGACGGCGAACGCATTCTGGGAATCGGCGACTGGGGTGTGGGCGGAATCCAGATTTGCAACGGAAAGCTTGCCTTGTATACCGCGGCTGGCGGGATTGATCCAAATCGGGTCATTCCGGTGATCCTCGATACAGGGACAAACAATGAGTCTCTCCTAAACGATCCGGTGTACATAGGGACCCGTCATTCCCGCGTACGCGGAGAGCGTTACGACGAATTTGTTGACACCTACGTAAGTGTTGCGACCCGTATGTTTCCCAACGCCATGATTCACTGGGAAGATTTCTCTCAGGCAAACGCCCGACCGATTCTGGAACGATACCGGGACAACATTTGCACCTTGAACGATGACATTCAAGGCACTGGTGCAGTGACTCTGGCAGTTATACTATCTGCGGTCAGAGCTTCACACATTCCGCTCTCTGAACATCGCATTGTCATGTTTGGAGCCGGTTCTGCAGGCGTCGGTGTCAGTGAGCAAGTGCGGGACGCCATGATTCGAGAGGGTGTTCCACAGGAAGAAGCTAACAAAAGGTTCTGGCTCATTAACAGTCGCGGTCTTGTTACAATGGATTCGCCAAGACTCCGGCAATCTCAAATACCGTATGCACGGTCTGAGGAAGAAGTCCGTGGATGGAAGCGCGAACCTTCCGGAGACATCAGTCTGTTGGAAGTCATTCGTCAAGTACATCCAACGATTTTAATTGGAACATCTACTGTCGCTGGTGCTTTTACCGAAGAAATTGTGAGGGAAATGAGTAAACACGCCGCCCGTCCCGTGATTCTCCCCTTGTCGAACCCGACCACTTCTTCCGAGGCGGTGCCGGCAGATTTGTTGGAGTGGACGAACGGATCGGCCTTGATTGCGACTGGAAGTCCTTATGCACCGGTAGTTCGTGGAGACGTCACCTATACCATTGGTCAGGCAAACAATGCCTTTGTGTTCCCTGGGATTGGGCTGGGCGTAGCTGTATCCCGTGCTACCCGCGTTACGGACGGTATGCTGGAAGCCGCAGCTCGGGCCGTTACCGGAATGGTAAATGTGGAGCAGCCTGGTGCATCTCTGGTACCGGATGTTCATGAACTTCGCGCGGTATCTGCAACAGTTGCAGTGGCCGTAGCAACCGCAGCCGTCGAAGAAGGGGTTGCCCGCATCCAGCCCGAAGACATGATTCAAGCTGTCCATGATGCCATGTGGCGTCCAGAGTACCCAATCGTGCGCCCTTTGTCGGAATGA